The DNA sequence CCCAGCGCCGCGTCAACCAGGCCGCCGTCCAAAACAATAAGGCGCCCAACGCGGCGGCGCTCAGCGCCGACGGCAGGCGGTAGGCAAAATAATTTTTTCCAAAAAGCCGGGCGGAGAGGGCGATCAGCTCCTTGCCCAGCGGAGGGTTGCGGCGATTCAAATAGGCCGGCTTGTAGCCCGTGCGGTAGGACTGGGCGGCGGCGACATGGTACTGCTCGTCCCACACCAGGACCTCGGGGCGGTCTAGACGCAGCGTGTAAACCAGCGACAAACCGATGAAAATTAAGATTGTCAAAAATATGACGGGTTTGGCTGGGGGCATCGGGGCTAATCCAACGAAATATTTAGAAAAATATTGCTTGAGTCCCTGGGAATCTCTAGCTAATTTAAAATTCGGACTGGGTAAGACTTACAAGCACTCAAAGTGTCGATCCTTATAACCCAGGGAAAGGGATCCTATGAAAGTTTTCTTTCGCAAACACGGTAACGCGGCCTTTTACGTGCTGCTCCCGGTGCTCTTCCTCATCCTCACCGTGGCCTTCATCCAGTTCACTCCTAGGGTTTCCAACACGGCTCCCGGCGATACCTGCCAAAACGCCGAAGAGTGCTGCACCGACAGCGGTTGCGGCGCCGAGACCAGCGAAGTCTGCGACGGCTATCTTTGCAAACCTGTAAACTTCGGATGCCCGGACGGTGGCGAAGTGGATTTTAGCCCGGATGGCACCTGCGTTTGCGTCGATGACGGTGATGATGACGCCCAAGGCGGTGTGGTGGGTCAATGCCAGCAGTGCCCCATCGGCGAAGTCTTCGTCAACGGTGCGCCCGGCAACTGTCTGCGCATCTGCCTCGAAGACGAAAATCCCGACGGCAACAACTGCATGAAGCTCGAAGGCAGCGGCATCCACATGGGCGGCTGCTCCTTGGGCGGCAACGCGGCCGGCGCCTCCAGCATGGCGGTCTTCGGTTTCGCCGCCGCCAGCCTCGCCTGGATGAGCTTCCGGGCGCGTCGCAAGAAGTAAGGCGACGATTGCTCAAGATTCCAAACCCATCCCGGGAGACCGGGGTGGGTTTTTTATTTTCCATGACACTGCTTCAACTCCAGCGGCGCATCGTCGCCTGTCGCCTCTGTCCCAGACTCGTCCGTTGGCGGGAAGAAGTCGCGCGCCTGCGCAAGCCGGCCTTCGCGGACCAAGTCTATTGGGGCAGGCCCGTCCCCGGTTTCGGCGACCCCGCGGCCCGGCTCTGGATCGTCGGCCTGGCCCCCGCCGCGCACGGCGCCAATCGCACGGGGCGGATGTTCACCGGCGACCGCTCCGGCGACTGGCTCTACCGCGCCCTGCACAAGGCCGGCTTCGCCAACCAGGCGCGCTCCGTTTCGCGGGACGACGGCCTTAAGCTGTACGGCGCCTACATCAGCGCCGTCCTGCGTTGCGCCCCTCCCGGGAACAAGCCGCTGCCCCTGGAGCGCGAGCGCTGCCATCCTTACCTCGAGGCCGAGCTGGGCCTCCTGAAACGCCTCCGCGTGATCCTGGCCTTGGGCAGCATCGCCTGGGACGGCGTCCTGGGGCTCTTGGCGGGCCAGGGTTGGGTGGTGAGGCCAAAGACCAAGTTCACCCACGGCGCCGAGGCCCAGGTGGGCCCTTACCGCCTCCTGGGCTCCTACCACCCCAGCCAGCAGAATACCTTCACGGGGAAATTGACCGAGCCGATGTTCGATGCGATCTTTCGCCGGGCGAAGGCCTTAATTGGATAGGAGTCCGCGATGAATGTCCTTTACCTTTCGGCGGGCGGCGTCTTGGGGACGCTCTCGAGATATTTTCTGGGCGGCGTCGTGCAGCG is a window from the Deltaproteobacteria bacterium PRO3 genome containing:
- a CDS encoding uracil-DNA glycosylase; translation: MTLLQLQRRIVACRLCPRLVRWREEVARLRKPAFADQVYWGRPVPGFGDPAARLWIVGLAPAAHGANRTGRMFTGDRSGDWLYRALHKAGFANQARSVSRDDGLKLYGAYISAVLRCAPPGNKPLPLERERCHPYLEAELGLLKRLRVILALGSIAWDGVLGLLAGQGWVVRPKTKFTHGAEAQVGPYRLLGSYHPSQQNTFTGKLTEPMFDAIFRRAKALIG